A region of Pempheris klunzingeri isolate RE-2024b chromosome 15, fPemKlu1.hap1, whole genome shotgun sequence DNA encodes the following proteins:
- the LOC139213795 gene encoding lysine-specific demethylase 4A-like isoform X5 codes for MASDVVSQNHGSKGIMTFYPTAEEFKNFSRYIAYIESQGAHKAGLAKIVPPKEWKPRSSYDDIDDLVIPAPIQQVVTGQSGLFTQYNIQKKSMTVREFRKIANSDKFCSPHYDDFEELERKYWKNVTFNAPIYGADVNGTLYDPEVKEWNICHLDTILDTVERDSGIMIEGVNTPYLYFGMWKTTFAWHTEDMDLYSINYLHFGEPKSWYCVPPEHGKRLERLAKGFFPGSSQNCEAFLRHKMTLISPSILKKYGIPFDKITQEAGEFMVTFPYAYHAGFNHGFNCAESTNFATERWIEYGKQAVLCSCRKDMVKISMDVFVKKFQPERYEQWLAGRDVAPIDHTRPTPEAKEFLGESFNDFTCNNNCNTMDSCGEDGERRSTTQRIETKRHRVCLEVPEEVVPKDEDEEDVEQYGKRPRLSLIPPRTMSQDGKRNKGPPKLVVTPTKLTLLDPFHRGLSQSNSDVGRPPHYTKTRAPAISSQSQPRNGHLSVSVAPAWSEATAQPARKMGVASLLFHRTLSPKDALQVHSYTLEKQQQPHTQLQVHSYAREHQPRHLQHKTCTPSHTQVQSLPQAPSCERTEPQPESKITPTKVAPDESEAQSLVEQDQKEDQPQMSTPVEAQAELEPISKSASSPTQTQTQEWSKAEKEPPKTNKRKMSEEQSYCKSVVKKQQQQAQLPKLPRHHPLIREAHSDDDMCVEGDVEQEEREEWAKPLTQLWQSRPYNPQAEREYNKSMGQQAPYCSICLLFHTYHQSEPSSGSSCVTLVNRPGGRQWSKPLIPEMCFDTQTNKTSDSAEGQLSTLHVAEDGTSRLVSCAQCCVRVHTTCYGVTGDEPDLDDWLCARCEADAITEDCCLCSLRGGALQRANNDKWVHVLCAITVLEARFVNITERGPIDLSAIPLPRFRLKCAYCRKRMKRQVKGCCVQCSHGRCSTAFHPTCAQAAGILMHPDDWPFIVFITCHRHRAPVVPERNKASMRELTVGQRVICKYKNGRYYHSEVLELTTATFYEVVFDDGSYSDNLFPEDIENRDCVRLGPPAEGDAVQVRWTDGLIYGAKFVASHSIPMYLVEFEDGSQISVKREDIFALDEDLPKRVKSRMSVASDMRFELFTQTNVKQNSKRQRVINSRYREDYIEPVVYRAIME; via the exons ATGGCGTCAGACGTGGTTTCCCAAAACCATGGTTCCAAAGGGATCATGACTTTTTACCCCACTGCTGAGGAGTTCAAGAACTTCAGCCGCTACATTGCATATATTGAGTCCCAGGGAGCACATAAAGCAGGCCTGGCTAAA aTTGTCCCACCAAAGGAATGGAAGCCCAGAAGCTCTTATGATGACATAGATGATTTGGTGATACCTGCACCCATTCAGCAGGTGGTCACAGGCCAGTCGGGCCTTTTCACTCAATACAACATTCAGAAGAAGTCCATGACCGTCAGAGAGTTCCGCAAGATTGCCAACAGTGACAA GTTCTGTAGTCCACATTATGATGACTTTGAGGAGCTGGAAAGGAAATACTGGAAGAATGTGACATTTAACGCTCCTATATATGGGGCAGACGTTAATGGAACTCTGTATGACCCT GAAGTGAAAGAATGGAACATTTGCCATCTGGACACCATTTTAGATACCGTTGAGCGTGATAGTGGCATCATGATTGAGGGTGTTAATACGCCATACTTGTATTTTGGCATGTGGAAGACCACCTTTGCATGGCACACTGAGGACATGGACCTTTACAGTATCAACTACTTGCACTTTGGAGAGCCCAAATCATG GTACTGTGTTCCTCCAGAGCATGGGAAAAGATTGGAACGTTTGGCTAAAG GGTTCTTTCCTGGTAGCTCCCAAAATTGTGAGGCCTTTTTGAGGCACAAGATGactctcatctctccctctatACTGAAGAAGTATGGTATTCCATTTGACAAG ATTACTCAGGAGGCTGGTGAGTTCATGGTAACTTTCCCCTATGCTTATCATGCTGGTTTCAACCACGGTTTCAACTGTGCTGAATCCACCAACTTTGCCACGGAGAGATGGATTGAGTATGGCAAGCAAGCAGTTTTG TGTTCATGCCGTAAAGACATGGTGAAGATTTCCATGGATGTATTTGTCAAAAAATTCCAGCCAGAGCGCTATGAACAGTGGCTAGCAGGGCGAGATGTGGCACCCATTGATCACACACGACCCACACCAGAGGCCAAGGAGTTCCTGGGGGAGTCCTTTAATGACTTCACATGCAACAATAACTGTAACACCATGGACAGCTGTGGGGAGGACGGAGAGCGGAGAAG caccacacagaggATAGAGACCAAAAGGCACAGGGTGTGTCTGGAGGTGCCTGAGGAGGTTGTTCCcaaggatgaagatgaggaagatgtGGAGCAATACGGGAAGCGTCCTAGGCTAAGCCTTATACCTCCACGCACTATGTCCCAAGACGGCAAGAGAAATAAAG GCCCTCCGAAGCTGGTCGTCACGCCAACCAAGCTCACTTTGTTGGATCCATTTCACAGGGGTTTGTCCCAAAGTAACAGTGATGTAGGCCGCCCCCCTCATTATACCAAGACTCGGGCGCCTGCCATATCATCTCAGTCCCAGCCAAGAAACGGCCATCTGTCAGTTTCAGTGGCACCTGCGTGGTCAGAAGCCACTGCTCAGCCTGCCCGCAAAATGGGGGTAGCCAGCCTGCTCTTCCACCGGACTCTAAGTCCAAAAGACGCTCTTCAAGTGCACAGCTACACTctagaaaagcagcagcagcctcacacacagctgcaggtgCACAGCTATGCCAGAGAGCACCAACCCCGTCACCTCCAGCACAAAACCTgtacaccatcacacacacaggttcagtCGCTGCCTCAGGCACCAAGCTGTGAGAGAACAGAACCGCAGCCAGAATCCAAGATCACTCCTACCAAAGTAGCACCTGATGAATCGGAAGCACAGAGTCTTGTGGAGCAGGACCAAAAGGAGGACCAACCTCAAATGTCAACGCCTGTTGAGGCTCAGGCTGAATTGGAGCCCATCAGCAAGTCTGCCTCCTCTCCGACTCAAACACAAACCCAAGAGTGGAGCAAGGCGGAGAAGGAGCCCCCCAAGACCAACAAGCGAAAG ATGTCAGAAGAGCAGTCATACTGCAAGTCAGttgtgaagaagcagcagcagcaggcacagCTCCCTAAGCTGCCTCGTCATCACCCTCTAATCAGAGAGGCACACAGTGATGATG AtatgtgtgtggagggggatgttgaacaagaggagagagaggagtgggcAAAGCCACTAACCCAGCTCTGGCAAAGTCGGCCATACAACCctcaggcagagagagagtACAACAAGAGCATGGGCCAGCAGGCCCCCTACTGCTCCATCTGCCTGCTCTTCCACACTTACCATCAG TCTGAGCCAAGCAGTGGGAGCTCCTGTGTGACGTTGGTGAACCGTCCAGGGGGCCGCCAGTGGTCCAAGCCACTCATCCCTGAAATGTGTTTCGACACCCAAACTAACAAGACAAGCGATAGCGCGGAGGGACAGCTGTCTACCCTTCATGTAGCAGAGGACGGGACCAGCCGGCTGGTCAGCTGTGCTCAGTGCTGCGTCCGTGTACATACCA ctTGCTATGGTGTGACTGGAGATGAACCAGACCTGGATGACTGGCTGTGCGCCCGCTGTGAGGCAGATGCCATCACTGAG GACTGCTGTCTGTGTTCCTTGAGAGGCGGAGCTCTGCAGAGAGCCAACAATGACAA GTGGGTTCATGTGCTGTGTGCCATCACAGTGCTGGAAGCTCGTTTTGTCAACATCACTGAGCGGGGCCCCATTGACCTCTCTGCAATCCCACTGCCACGGTTCAGGCTG AAGTGTGCCTACTGCAGGAAACGGATGAAGAGGCAGGTGAAGGGCTGCTGTGTCCAGTGCTCCCACGGGCGCTGCTCCACGGCCTTTCACCCCACCTGCGCTCAGGCAGCTGGTATCCTCATGCACCCGGATGACTGGCCGTTCATAGTCTTCATCACCTGCCACAGGCACAGAGCACCCGTCGTACCTGAG CGCAACAAGGCCTCCATGCGGGAGCTGACAGTGGGGCAGAGGGTGATCTGTAAATACAAAAACGGCCGGTACTACCACAGCGAGGTGCTGGAGCTGACCACAGCCACCTTCTACGAGGTTGTGTTCGACGACGGCTCCTACAGCGACAACCTCTTCCCAGAGGACATCGAG AACCGTGACTGTGTTCGGCTCGGCCCGCCCGCCGAAGGTGATGCTGTTCAAGTGCGATGGACAGATGGGTTGATATATGGAGCCAAGTTTGTAGCGTCACACTCCATCCCGATGTACCTG GTGGAGTTTGAGGATGGATCACAAATCTCTGTCAAGCGAGAAGACATCTTCGCTCTAGATGAAGACCTGCCTAAACGGGTCAAGTCACGAATG TCGGTGGCGTCAGACATGCGCTTCGAGCTGTTCACGCAGACCAACGTCAAACAGAACTCCAAAAGGCAGCGGGTCATCAACTCTCGATACAGAGAGGACTACATCGAGCCTGTCGTTTACCGAGCCATCATGGAGTGA
- the LOC139213795 gene encoding lysine-specific demethylase 4A-like isoform X4 — MASDVVSQNHGSKGIMTFYPTAEEFKNFSRYIAYIESQGAHKAGLAKIVPPKEWKPRSSYDDIDDLVIPAPIQQVVTGQSGLFTQYNIQKKSMTVREFRKIANSDKFCSPHYDDFEELERKYWKNVTFNAPIYGADVNGTLYDPEVKEWNICHLDTILDTVERDSGIMIEGVNTPYLYFGMWKTTFAWHTEDMDLYSINYLHFGEPKSWYCVPPEHGKRLERLAKGFFPGSSQNCEAFLRHKMTLISPSILKKYGIPFDKITQEAGEFMVTFPYAYHAGFNHGFNCAESTNFATERWIEYGKQAVLCSCRKDMVKISMDVFVKKFQPERYEQWLAGRDVAPIDHTRPTPEAKEFLGESFNDFTCNNNCNTMDSCGEDGERRSTTQRIETKRHRVCLEVPEEVVPKDEDEEDVEQYGKRPRLSLIPPRTMSQDGKRNKGPPKLVVTPTKLTLLDPFHRGLSQSNSDVGRPPHYTKTRAPAISSQSQPRNGHLSVSVAPAWSEATAQPARKMGVASLLFHRTLSPKDALQVHSYTLEKQQQPHTQLQVHSYAREHQPRHLQHKTCTPSHTQVQSLPQAPSCERTEPQPESKITPTKVAPDESEAQSLVEQDQKEDQPQMSTPVEAQAELEPISKSASSPTQTQTQEWSKAEKEPPKTNKRKQMSEEQSYCKSVVKKQQQQAQLPKLPRHHPLIREAHSDDDMCVEGDVEQEEREEWAKPLTQLWQSRPYNPQAEREYNKSMGQQAPYCSICLLFHTYHQSEPSSGSSCVTLVNRPGGRQWSKPLIPEMCFDTQTNKTSDSAEGQLSTLHVAEDGTSRLVSCAQCCVRVHTTCYGVTGDEPDLDDWLCARCEADAITEDCCLCSLRGGALQRANNDKWVHVLCAITVLEARFVNITERGPIDLSAIPLPRFRLKCAYCRKRMKRQVKGCCVQCSHGRCSTAFHPTCAQAAGILMHPDDWPFIVFITCHRHRAPVVPERNKASMRELTVGQRVICKYKNGRYYHSEVLELTTATFYEVVFDDGSYSDNLFPEDIENRDCVRLGPPAEGDAVQVRWTDGLIYGAKFVASHSIPMYLVEFEDGSQISVKREDIFALDEDLPKRVKSRMSVASDMRFELFTQTNVKQNSKRQRVINSRYREDYIEPVVYRAIME; from the exons ATGGCGTCAGACGTGGTTTCCCAAAACCATGGTTCCAAAGGGATCATGACTTTTTACCCCACTGCTGAGGAGTTCAAGAACTTCAGCCGCTACATTGCATATATTGAGTCCCAGGGAGCACATAAAGCAGGCCTGGCTAAA aTTGTCCCACCAAAGGAATGGAAGCCCAGAAGCTCTTATGATGACATAGATGATTTGGTGATACCTGCACCCATTCAGCAGGTGGTCACAGGCCAGTCGGGCCTTTTCACTCAATACAACATTCAGAAGAAGTCCATGACCGTCAGAGAGTTCCGCAAGATTGCCAACAGTGACAA GTTCTGTAGTCCACATTATGATGACTTTGAGGAGCTGGAAAGGAAATACTGGAAGAATGTGACATTTAACGCTCCTATATATGGGGCAGACGTTAATGGAACTCTGTATGACCCT GAAGTGAAAGAATGGAACATTTGCCATCTGGACACCATTTTAGATACCGTTGAGCGTGATAGTGGCATCATGATTGAGGGTGTTAATACGCCATACTTGTATTTTGGCATGTGGAAGACCACCTTTGCATGGCACACTGAGGACATGGACCTTTACAGTATCAACTACTTGCACTTTGGAGAGCCCAAATCATG GTACTGTGTTCCTCCAGAGCATGGGAAAAGATTGGAACGTTTGGCTAAAG GGTTCTTTCCTGGTAGCTCCCAAAATTGTGAGGCCTTTTTGAGGCACAAGATGactctcatctctccctctatACTGAAGAAGTATGGTATTCCATTTGACAAG ATTACTCAGGAGGCTGGTGAGTTCATGGTAACTTTCCCCTATGCTTATCATGCTGGTTTCAACCACGGTTTCAACTGTGCTGAATCCACCAACTTTGCCACGGAGAGATGGATTGAGTATGGCAAGCAAGCAGTTTTG TGTTCATGCCGTAAAGACATGGTGAAGATTTCCATGGATGTATTTGTCAAAAAATTCCAGCCAGAGCGCTATGAACAGTGGCTAGCAGGGCGAGATGTGGCACCCATTGATCACACACGACCCACACCAGAGGCCAAGGAGTTCCTGGGGGAGTCCTTTAATGACTTCACATGCAACAATAACTGTAACACCATGGACAGCTGTGGGGAGGACGGAGAGCGGAGAAG caccacacagaggATAGAGACCAAAAGGCACAGGGTGTGTCTGGAGGTGCCTGAGGAGGTTGTTCCcaaggatgaagatgaggaagatgtGGAGCAATACGGGAAGCGTCCTAGGCTAAGCCTTATACCTCCACGCACTATGTCCCAAGACGGCAAGAGAAATAAAG GCCCTCCGAAGCTGGTCGTCACGCCAACCAAGCTCACTTTGTTGGATCCATTTCACAGGGGTTTGTCCCAAAGTAACAGTGATGTAGGCCGCCCCCCTCATTATACCAAGACTCGGGCGCCTGCCATATCATCTCAGTCCCAGCCAAGAAACGGCCATCTGTCAGTTTCAGTGGCACCTGCGTGGTCAGAAGCCACTGCTCAGCCTGCCCGCAAAATGGGGGTAGCCAGCCTGCTCTTCCACCGGACTCTAAGTCCAAAAGACGCTCTTCAAGTGCACAGCTACACTctagaaaagcagcagcagcctcacacacagctgcaggtgCACAGCTATGCCAGAGAGCACCAACCCCGTCACCTCCAGCACAAAACCTgtacaccatcacacacacaggttcagtCGCTGCCTCAGGCACCAAGCTGTGAGAGAACAGAACCGCAGCCAGAATCCAAGATCACTCCTACCAAAGTAGCACCTGATGAATCGGAAGCACAGAGTCTTGTGGAGCAGGACCAAAAGGAGGACCAACCTCAAATGTCAACGCCTGTTGAGGCTCAGGCTGAATTGGAGCCCATCAGCAAGTCTGCCTCCTCTCCGACTCAAACACAAACCCAAGAGTGGAGCAAGGCGGAGAAGGAGCCCCCCAAGACCAACAAGCGAAAG CAGATGTCAGAAGAGCAGTCATACTGCAAGTCAGttgtgaagaagcagcagcagcaggcacagCTCCCTAAGCTGCCTCGTCATCACCCTCTAATCAGAGAGGCACACAGTGATGATG AtatgtgtgtggagggggatgttgaacaagaggagagagaggagtgggcAAAGCCACTAACCCAGCTCTGGCAAAGTCGGCCATACAACCctcaggcagagagagagtACAACAAGAGCATGGGCCAGCAGGCCCCCTACTGCTCCATCTGCCTGCTCTTCCACACTTACCATCAG TCTGAGCCAAGCAGTGGGAGCTCCTGTGTGACGTTGGTGAACCGTCCAGGGGGCCGCCAGTGGTCCAAGCCACTCATCCCTGAAATGTGTTTCGACACCCAAACTAACAAGACAAGCGATAGCGCGGAGGGACAGCTGTCTACCCTTCATGTAGCAGAGGACGGGACCAGCCGGCTGGTCAGCTGTGCTCAGTGCTGCGTCCGTGTACATACCA ctTGCTATGGTGTGACTGGAGATGAACCAGACCTGGATGACTGGCTGTGCGCCCGCTGTGAGGCAGATGCCATCACTGAG GACTGCTGTCTGTGTTCCTTGAGAGGCGGAGCTCTGCAGAGAGCCAACAATGACAA GTGGGTTCATGTGCTGTGTGCCATCACAGTGCTGGAAGCTCGTTTTGTCAACATCACTGAGCGGGGCCCCATTGACCTCTCTGCAATCCCACTGCCACGGTTCAGGCTG AAGTGTGCCTACTGCAGGAAACGGATGAAGAGGCAGGTGAAGGGCTGCTGTGTCCAGTGCTCCCACGGGCGCTGCTCCACGGCCTTTCACCCCACCTGCGCTCAGGCAGCTGGTATCCTCATGCACCCGGATGACTGGCCGTTCATAGTCTTCATCACCTGCCACAGGCACAGAGCACCCGTCGTACCTGAG CGCAACAAGGCCTCCATGCGGGAGCTGACAGTGGGGCAGAGGGTGATCTGTAAATACAAAAACGGCCGGTACTACCACAGCGAGGTGCTGGAGCTGACCACAGCCACCTTCTACGAGGTTGTGTTCGACGACGGCTCCTACAGCGACAACCTCTTCCCAGAGGACATCGAG AACCGTGACTGTGTTCGGCTCGGCCCGCCCGCCGAAGGTGATGCTGTTCAAGTGCGATGGACAGATGGGTTGATATATGGAGCCAAGTTTGTAGCGTCACACTCCATCCCGATGTACCTG GTGGAGTTTGAGGATGGATCACAAATCTCTGTCAAGCGAGAAGACATCTTCGCTCTAGATGAAGACCTGCCTAAACGGGTCAAGTCACGAATG TCGGTGGCGTCAGACATGCGCTTCGAGCTGTTCACGCAGACCAACGTCAAACAGAACTCCAAAAGGCAGCGGGTCATCAACTCTCGATACAGAGAGGACTACATCGAGCCTGTCGTTTACCGAGCCATCATGGAGTGA
- the LOC139213795 gene encoding lysine-specific demethylase 4A-like isoform X2 → MASDVVSQNHGSKGIMTFYPTAEEFKNFSRYIAYIESQGAHKAGLAKIVPPKEWKPRSSYDDIDDLVIPAPIQQVVTGQSGLFTQYNIQKKSMTVREFRKIANSDKFCSPHYDDFEELERKYWKNVTFNAPIYGADVNGTLYDPEVKEWNICHLDTILDTVERDSGIMIEGVNTPYLYFGMWKTTFAWHTEDMDLYSINYLHFGEPKSWYCVPPEHGKRLERLAKGFFPGSSQNCEAFLRHKMTLISPSILKKYGIPFDKITQEAGEFMVTFPYAYHAGFNHGFNCAESTNFATERWIEYGKQAVLCSCRKDMVKISMDVFVKKFQPERYEQWLAGRDVAPIDHTRPTPEAKEFLGESFNDFTCNNNCNTMDSCGEDGERRSTTQRIETKRHRVCLEVPEEVVPKDEDEEDVEQYGKRPRLSLIPPRTMSQDGKRNKGPPKLVVTPTKLTLLDPFHRGLSQSNSDVGRPPHYTKTRAPAISSQSQPRNGHLSVSVAPAWSEATAQPARKMGVASLLFHRTLSPKDALQVHSYTLEKQQQPHTQLQVHSYAREHQPRHLQHKTCTPSHTQVQSLPQAPSCERTEPQPESKITPTKVAPDESEAQSLVEQDQKEDQPQMSTPVEAQAELEPISKSASSPTQTQTQEWSKAEKEPPKTNKRKSNQCPLQDSGIIILKDTVPVRKPKHDEMKVIAQNHHMSEEQSYCKSVVKKQQQQAQLPKLPRHHPLIREAHSDDDMCVEGDVEQEEREEWAKPLTQLWQSRPYNPQAEREYNKSMGQQAPYCSICLLFHTYHQSEPSSGSSCVTLVNRPGGRQWSKPLIPEMCFDTQTNKTSDSAEGQLSTLHVAEDGTSRLVSCAQCCVRVHTTCYGVTGDEPDLDDWLCARCEADAITEDCCLCSLRGGALQRANNDKWVHVLCAITVLEARFVNITERGPIDLSAIPLPRFRLKCAYCRKRMKRQVKGCCVQCSHGRCSTAFHPTCAQAAGILMHPDDWPFIVFITCHRHRAPVVPERNKASMRELTVGQRVICKYKNGRYYHSEVLELTTATFYEVVFDDGSYSDNLFPEDIENRDCVRLGPPAEGDAVQVRWTDGLIYGAKFVASHSIPMYLVEFEDGSQISVKREDIFALDEDLPKRVKSRMSVASDMRFELFTQTNVKQNSKRQRVINSRYREDYIEPVVYRAIME, encoded by the exons ATGGCGTCAGACGTGGTTTCCCAAAACCATGGTTCCAAAGGGATCATGACTTTTTACCCCACTGCTGAGGAGTTCAAGAACTTCAGCCGCTACATTGCATATATTGAGTCCCAGGGAGCACATAAAGCAGGCCTGGCTAAA aTTGTCCCACCAAAGGAATGGAAGCCCAGAAGCTCTTATGATGACATAGATGATTTGGTGATACCTGCACCCATTCAGCAGGTGGTCACAGGCCAGTCGGGCCTTTTCACTCAATACAACATTCAGAAGAAGTCCATGACCGTCAGAGAGTTCCGCAAGATTGCCAACAGTGACAA GTTCTGTAGTCCACATTATGATGACTTTGAGGAGCTGGAAAGGAAATACTGGAAGAATGTGACATTTAACGCTCCTATATATGGGGCAGACGTTAATGGAACTCTGTATGACCCT GAAGTGAAAGAATGGAACATTTGCCATCTGGACACCATTTTAGATACCGTTGAGCGTGATAGTGGCATCATGATTGAGGGTGTTAATACGCCATACTTGTATTTTGGCATGTGGAAGACCACCTTTGCATGGCACACTGAGGACATGGACCTTTACAGTATCAACTACTTGCACTTTGGAGAGCCCAAATCATG GTACTGTGTTCCTCCAGAGCATGGGAAAAGATTGGAACGTTTGGCTAAAG GGTTCTTTCCTGGTAGCTCCCAAAATTGTGAGGCCTTTTTGAGGCACAAGATGactctcatctctccctctatACTGAAGAAGTATGGTATTCCATTTGACAAG ATTACTCAGGAGGCTGGTGAGTTCATGGTAACTTTCCCCTATGCTTATCATGCTGGTTTCAACCACGGTTTCAACTGTGCTGAATCCACCAACTTTGCCACGGAGAGATGGATTGAGTATGGCAAGCAAGCAGTTTTG TGTTCATGCCGTAAAGACATGGTGAAGATTTCCATGGATGTATTTGTCAAAAAATTCCAGCCAGAGCGCTATGAACAGTGGCTAGCAGGGCGAGATGTGGCACCCATTGATCACACACGACCCACACCAGAGGCCAAGGAGTTCCTGGGGGAGTCCTTTAATGACTTCACATGCAACAATAACTGTAACACCATGGACAGCTGTGGGGAGGACGGAGAGCGGAGAAG caccacacagaggATAGAGACCAAAAGGCACAGGGTGTGTCTGGAGGTGCCTGAGGAGGTTGTTCCcaaggatgaagatgaggaagatgtGGAGCAATACGGGAAGCGTCCTAGGCTAAGCCTTATACCTCCACGCACTATGTCCCAAGACGGCAAGAGAAATAAAG GCCCTCCGAAGCTGGTCGTCACGCCAACCAAGCTCACTTTGTTGGATCCATTTCACAGGGGTTTGTCCCAAAGTAACAGTGATGTAGGCCGCCCCCCTCATTATACCAAGACTCGGGCGCCTGCCATATCATCTCAGTCCCAGCCAAGAAACGGCCATCTGTCAGTTTCAGTGGCACCTGCGTGGTCAGAAGCCACTGCTCAGCCTGCCCGCAAAATGGGGGTAGCCAGCCTGCTCTTCCACCGGACTCTAAGTCCAAAAGACGCTCTTCAAGTGCACAGCTACACTctagaaaagcagcagcagcctcacacacagctgcaggtgCACAGCTATGCCAGAGAGCACCAACCCCGTCACCTCCAGCACAAAACCTgtacaccatcacacacacaggttcagtCGCTGCCTCAGGCACCAAGCTGTGAGAGAACAGAACCGCAGCCAGAATCCAAGATCACTCCTACCAAAGTAGCACCTGATGAATCGGAAGCACAGAGTCTTGTGGAGCAGGACCAAAAGGAGGACCAACCTCAAATGTCAACGCCTGTTGAGGCTCAGGCTGAATTGGAGCCCATCAGCAAGTCTGCCTCCTCTCCGACTCAAACACAAACCCAAGAGTGGAGCAAGGCGGAGAAGGAGCCCCCCAAGACCAACAAGCGAAAG AGTAACCAATGCCCCCTTCAGGATAGTGGCATTATCATCCTGAAAGACACCGTTCCTGTCAGGAAACCAAAACATGATGAGATGAAGGTGATCGCTCAAAATCATCAC ATGTCAGAAGAGCAGTCATACTGCAAGTCAGttgtgaagaagcagcagcagcaggcacagCTCCCTAAGCTGCCTCGTCATCACCCTCTAATCAGAGAGGCACACAGTGATGATG AtatgtgtgtggagggggatgttgaacaagaggagagagaggagtgggcAAAGCCACTAACCCAGCTCTGGCAAAGTCGGCCATACAACCctcaggcagagagagagtACAACAAGAGCATGGGCCAGCAGGCCCCCTACTGCTCCATCTGCCTGCTCTTCCACACTTACCATCAG TCTGAGCCAAGCAGTGGGAGCTCCTGTGTGACGTTGGTGAACCGTCCAGGGGGCCGCCAGTGGTCCAAGCCACTCATCCCTGAAATGTGTTTCGACACCCAAACTAACAAGACAAGCGATAGCGCGGAGGGACAGCTGTCTACCCTTCATGTAGCAGAGGACGGGACCAGCCGGCTGGTCAGCTGTGCTCAGTGCTGCGTCCGTGTACATACCA ctTGCTATGGTGTGACTGGAGATGAACCAGACCTGGATGACTGGCTGTGCGCCCGCTGTGAGGCAGATGCCATCACTGAG GACTGCTGTCTGTGTTCCTTGAGAGGCGGAGCTCTGCAGAGAGCCAACAATGACAA GTGGGTTCATGTGCTGTGTGCCATCACAGTGCTGGAAGCTCGTTTTGTCAACATCACTGAGCGGGGCCCCATTGACCTCTCTGCAATCCCACTGCCACGGTTCAGGCTG AAGTGTGCCTACTGCAGGAAACGGATGAAGAGGCAGGTGAAGGGCTGCTGTGTCCAGTGCTCCCACGGGCGCTGCTCCACGGCCTTTCACCCCACCTGCGCTCAGGCAGCTGGTATCCTCATGCACCCGGATGACTGGCCGTTCATAGTCTTCATCACCTGCCACAGGCACAGAGCACCCGTCGTACCTGAG CGCAACAAGGCCTCCATGCGGGAGCTGACAGTGGGGCAGAGGGTGATCTGTAAATACAAAAACGGCCGGTACTACCACAGCGAGGTGCTGGAGCTGACCACAGCCACCTTCTACGAGGTTGTGTTCGACGACGGCTCCTACAGCGACAACCTCTTCCCAGAGGACATCGAG AACCGTGACTGTGTTCGGCTCGGCCCGCCCGCCGAAGGTGATGCTGTTCAAGTGCGATGGACAGATGGGTTGATATATGGAGCCAAGTTTGTAGCGTCACACTCCATCCCGATGTACCTG GTGGAGTTTGAGGATGGATCACAAATCTCTGTCAAGCGAGAAGACATCTTCGCTCTAGATGAAGACCTGCCTAAACGGGTCAAGTCACGAATG TCGGTGGCGTCAGACATGCGCTTCGAGCTGTTCACGCAGACCAACGTCAAACAGAACTCCAAAAGGCAGCGGGTCATCAACTCTCGATACAGAGAGGACTACATCGAGCCTGTCGTTTACCGAGCCATCATGGAGTGA